A genomic region of Aspergillus oryzae RIB40 DNA, chromosome 1 contains the following coding sequences:
- a CDS encoding uncharacterized protein (predicted protein), which translates to MVDHLLLGPRPLLLVLPHSALSHPLPFFCLSDMPLSIPTPRSSPPSAPDPAAAIVTSKRPSVDHSMESSRGGLPPPSTLALPPPDVGFSSMNSVNQSLPRPAAQRQSADDTSQYWHAKAEEDRRRQEEERTHQESLRLEQRKIEQSMLRDSLQAGVPPHMIPLIFAGISQNGVPQSVIEWAQQHMTQAPAGPRAPPPSAPALSHSSHRRSLHARGESRSIPPGPYAAPPPQHVIPPPGILLSQPLPPSGPSPAPQPLGRSPLPNGPADPRGPPMPRPNPGEPLTQQQPPINLSNVHYAPGSSIPHVQHGGSKPDSHHRQSPSLYFHHWVPPNQSHPNTPSGRIRQESPFASQVSRRPENISSPGRKRKATGPHQPAPFPSSRPSETIPGTYQVSRPSSPVPHADVSVHSRQHSGASAMYEPRGLQQSGFERGSRAASPAHHAQSVMPPTEDSGLRKDYNRVDAPERRGEAAPTESSVQYPPAASQPQYSSSIGTAPPDSDLDSSPGPSPTSGIARAPTRPGDHGAAPPR; encoded by the exons ATGGTTGATCACCTCCTTCTGGGTCCTCGACCTCTACTACTTGTACTGCCCCATTCTGCTCTTTCACATCCActccctttcttttgcctttccGATATGCCTTTG TCTATTCCAACTCCTCGGTCCTCTCCGCCCTCCGCACCTGATCCCGCCGCGGCCATTGTAACATCCAAGAGACCCTCCGTGGACCACTCTATGGAATCTTCTCGTGGTGGCTTGCCACCTCCCTCGACTCTGGCATTGCCGCCGCCGGATGTtggcttctcttccatgaaTTCTGTGAATCAATCGCTGCCGCGCCCTGCGGCGCAACGGCAGAGCGCCGATGATACTAGCCAGTACTGGCATGCgaaggcggaggaagacCGGAGAaggcaagaggaagaacGGACCCACCAGGAATCGCTGCGTCTAGAGCAGCGGAAGATCGAACAGAGTATGCTTCGAGATTCCCTGCAAGCCGGCGTACCTCCTCATATGATTCCGCTCATCTTCGCGGGCATCAGCCAGAATGGCGTCCCCCAATCAGTCATAGAATGGGCCCAACAACATATGACACAGGCGCCTGCCGGTCCCCGTGCGCCACCACCTTCGGCACCGGCTCTATCTCATTCATCCCATCGGCGCAGCTTGCACGCCCGCGGAGAGTCTCGCTCCATTCCTCCTGGCCCTTATGCGGCTCCACCACCGCAACATGTCATACCTCCCCCGGGGATCCTCTTATCacaacctcttcctccttccggGCCATCACCCGCTCCGCAGCCACTCGGCCGGTCTCCATTACCCAATGGACCAGCTGATCCCCGGGGTCCGCCTATGCCCCGACCCAACCCTGGTGAACCGCTAACTCAGCAGCAACCTCCGATCAACTTGAGCAATGTTCATTATGCTCCGGGGTCATCTATCCCACATGTTCAACATGGAGGGAGCAAGCCGGATAGCCACCACCGTCAATCTCCATCCCTGTATTTTCATCACTGGGTCCCTCCAAATCAGTCCCACCCGAATACGCCCTCTGGAAGGATCCGACAAGAATCGCCCTTCGCATCGCAAGTTTCTCGTCGCCCAGAGAATATAAGCTCCCCGggacggaaaagaaaagctacCGGTCCTCACCAGCCGGCTCCTTTCCCGTCATCACGCCCTTCTGAAACAATTCCCGGTACTTATCAAGTCTCCCGACCAAGCTCCCCGGTTCCGCATGCCGACGTTTCGGTTCATAGCCGTCAGCACAGCGGCGCATCCGCCATGTATGAGCCCCGTGGCCTACAACAGTCAGGTTTTGAACGCGGTAGCCGAGCTGCGAGCCCAGCTCATCATGCGCAGAGTGTGATGCCTCCCACAGAAGACTCGGGTTTAAGGAAAGACTATAACCGAGTGGACGCTCCAGAACGTCGGGGCGAGGCGGCTCCAACGGAGAGTAGCGTGCAGTACCCACCTGCAGCGTCCCAACCACAGTATTCTTCCAGTATCGGGACTGCGCCCCCTGACTCGGATTTGGACAGCAGTCCCGGGCCCTCTCCGACTTCAGGGATAGCTCGGGCACCCACCCGGCCCGGTGACCATGGTGCTGCGCCCCCAAGGTAA